The following proteins are encoded in a genomic region of Magnetofaba australis IT-1:
- the tnpA gene encoding IS66 family insertion sequence element accessory protein TnpA: protein MATELTERQRYWLEHVRASERTGGTLKAYADAQGLDVQEFYNQKSELRRKGLLDAAFEAESRFARLTVEPDALPERRCRMELPNGVTLDLLEPDSAPG from the coding sequence CGGCAGCGGTATTGGCTTGAGCACGTTCGCGCCAGCGAGCGGACGGGCGGAACGTTGAAGGCGTATGCCGACGCTCAAGGGTTGGATGTTCAGGAGTTTTACAACCAGAAAAGCGAGCTGAGGCGCAAAGGGCTTTTGGATGCAGCGTTCGAGGCGGAGTCACGATTTGCGCGTTTGACGGTGGAGCCCGACGCCCTGCCGGAGCGCCGTTGTCGAATGGAATTGCCCAATGGCGTGACGCTGGATCTGCTGGAACCCGACTCTGCGCCAGGC